A single Tenacibaculum sp. 190524A02b DNA region contains:
- a CDS encoding outer membrane beta-barrel protein, with translation MKKVFLIVMILGFGIANGQEKNSKKTISKGTWHLAGGISLNSSNNSYENFDFNQQADSDSFGFNFSPKIGYTISNNLVVGLGLRYGYHQHENRNIDNSTLNNNSTNVNNSFTIAPYIKKYFSISERFLLSLQGELSYLYSQSKLKNSINNRENKNGFDRYSIGIRPGVTYFVSKNIALEANLGFLGYTTSSPKNYENRNVKASNNNFSFNFNSSNIVFGVAFYL, from the coding sequence ATGAAAAAAGTATTTCTAATTGTTATGATTCTTGGATTCGGAATTGCAAATGGACAAGAAAAAAATAGCAAAAAAACAATCTCAAAAGGAACTTGGCACCTGGCAGGTGGAATCTCTTTAAATTCAAGCAACAACTCATATGAGAATTTTGACTTCAACCAACAAGCAGACTCCGATTCTTTTGGTTTCAATTTTTCTCCCAAAATAGGTTATACAATAAGTAATAATTTAGTTGTAGGATTGGGACTCCGTTATGGATATCATCAACATGAAAATAGAAACATTGACAACAGCACCTTAAACAATAATTCTACTAATGTAAATAACAGTTTTACCATAGCTCCATACATAAAAAAATACTTTTCCATAAGTGAACGATTTTTACTATCGTTACAAGGAGAGTTAAGCTATTTATATAGCCAAAGTAAATTAAAAAACTCAATAAATAATCGTGAAAATAAAAATGGTTTCGATCGTTATTCTATAGGAATAAGACCTGGAGTAACTTATTTTGTTAGTAAAAATATTGCTTTAGAAGCCAATCTAGGCTTCTTAGGTTACACCACTTCCTCTCCTAAAAATTACGAAAATAGAAACGTAAAAGCTTCTAACAATAATTTCTCTTTTAATTTCAATTCTTCAAACATAGTATTTGGAGTTGCTTTTTATTTGTAG
- a CDS encoding FMN-binding glutamate synthase family protein, protein MRDTILAVVIVINVLCGVLAYFIPQMGNYILLTIASAFTLLAIYDAFIQKKHSLMRAFPIVARLRWVFEEEREKIQQYFIEDDLNGTPINREKRSIVYQRSKKEIETVPFGTQHDLYEKGYEFVKHSLFPKNHHHVTGDRVLIGSDKCEQKYNASIVNISAMSFGSLSKNAIMALNQGAKMGGFAHNTGEGGISPYHLQGGDLIFQVGTGYFGAGKTINGKRVFDEEIFKENATRPEVKMIEIKFSQGAKPGHGGILPAKKNTEEIAKIRSVEPFTRVDSPPKHDAFSNFDEMIAFIQRVRELSEGKPVGIKFCVGDNEEIEMMIQAFAKAKNYPDFMAVDGGEGGTGSAPLEFSNYVGTPLLDGLAFVAQMLTKYGLKEQIKIMASGKAIDAFDVVKYLAIGADVIGMARSFMLSLGCIQARECNLDTCPVGVATQDEDLVEALVVGDKNVRVKNYHVKTIEAVKELAAAMGKEKITDIKANHIYRRNKAGDITSLDKVYFQEKETA, encoded by the coding sequence ATGAGAGATACTATATTGGCAGTAGTTATTGTAATCAATGTACTTTGTGGAGTGTTAGCGTATTTCATTCCTCAAATGGGGAATTATATTTTATTAACTATAGCTTCGGCTTTTACCTTGCTGGCTATATATGATGCCTTTATTCAAAAAAAACACTCTTTAATGAGAGCTTTTCCAATTGTAGCTAGGTTACGTTGGGTATTTGAGGAAGAAAGAGAGAAGATACAGCAATATTTTATTGAAGATGATTTAAATGGAACTCCTATAAATAGAGAAAAAAGAAGTATTGTTTATCAAAGATCTAAAAAAGAAATTGAGACTGTGCCTTTTGGAACACAACATGATTTATATGAAAAAGGGTATGAATTTGTAAAACATTCGTTATTTCCTAAAAACCATCATCATGTTACTGGAGACAGAGTGTTAATAGGTTCAGATAAATGCGAACAAAAGTATAATGCTTCTATTGTAAATATTTCAGCAATGTCATTTGGTTCTTTGAGTAAAAATGCAATAATGGCTTTGAATCAAGGAGCAAAAATGGGAGGTTTTGCACATAATACTGGTGAAGGAGGTATTTCGCCATATCATTTGCAAGGAGGAGATTTGATTTTTCAAGTAGGTACAGGGTATTTTGGAGCAGGAAAAACGATAAATGGTAAGAGAGTCTTTGATGAAGAGATTTTTAAAGAAAATGCAACTCGTCCTGAAGTAAAAATGATAGAGATTAAATTTTCACAGGGAGCAAAACCAGGACATGGTGGAATTTTGCCAGCAAAAAAGAATACGGAAGAAATAGCTAAAATACGTTCAGTAGAACCTTTTACAAGAGTTGATTCACCACCAAAGCATGATGCTTTTTCTAACTTTGATGAAATGATAGCTTTTATTCAAAGAGTTCGTGAGTTAAGTGAAGGTAAACCTGTTGGAATTAAATTTTGTGTGGGAGATAATGAGGAAATAGAAATGATGATTCAAGCATTTGCTAAAGCAAAGAATTATCCAGATTTCATGGCTGTTGATGGAGGAGAAGGAGGAACAGGATCTGCTCCGTTAGAATTCTCAAATTATGTAGGTACACCTTTATTAGATGGATTGGCTTTTGTTGCACAAATGTTAACTAAATACGGGTTAAAAGAGCAAATTAAAATAATGGCTAGTGGTAAAGCCATTGATGCTTTTGATGTTGTGAAGTATTTGGCTATAGGAGCAGATGTTATTGGTATGGCTAGAAGCTTTATGTTGAGTTTAGGTTGTATTCAAGCAAGAGAATGTAATTTAGATACCTGTCCGGTAGGAGTAGCAACTCAAGATGAAGATTTAGTTGAAGCTTTGGTAGTTGGAGATAAAAATGTACGTGTTAAAAACTATCATGTTAAAACCATTGAAGCTGTAAAAGAATTAGCGGCAGCTATGGGAAAAGAAAAGATAACAGATATAAAAGCAAATCATATTTATAGAAGAAATAAAGCAGGTGATATTACTTCTTTAGATAAGGTTTATTTTCAAGAGAAGGAAACAGCTTAA
- a CDS encoding EcsC family protein, producing MNQTKNVISDKDLKELKHAKELLESPGLAAKITQHLDSPIEKGLKLLPSNFSTKLGHITKNSLLKATDAAIFTINNQPSKKTTNTLHKIAAGATGTIGGIFGLAGLAFELPITTTIILRSIADIARFHGETLNKPETKLACLEVFALGKETTEKTNVESSYYSTRTILANSITNVSKYITEQGIAQEGTPLFFKFITKIAEKFGVQITEKTIAQSLPIVGAAGGAIINTLFIDHFQDMATGHFIVRKLERKYNAKLVKHAYENM from the coding sequence ATGAATCAAACCAAAAATGTTATTTCAGATAAAGACCTAAAAGAGTTAAAACATGCTAAAGAATTATTAGAAAGCCCTGGATTAGCTGCCAAAATAACACAACATTTAGATAGCCCTATAGAAAAAGGCTTAAAGCTTTTACCTAGTAATTTTAGCACTAAACTAGGTCATATCACAAAAAACTCATTACTAAAAGCTACTGATGCTGCTATTTTTACCATTAATAACCAGCCTTCAAAAAAAACAACCAACACGCTCCATAAAATTGCAGCTGGCGCAACAGGAACCATTGGTGGAATTTTTGGTTTAGCTGGGCTGGCTTTTGAACTTCCTATTACAACTACAATCATATTACGCTCAATAGCTGATATAGCTCGATTTCATGGAGAAACCTTAAACAAGCCCGAAACCAAACTTGCTTGTTTAGAAGTTTTTGCTCTTGGAAAGGAAACTACAGAAAAAACTAATGTTGAATCTAGTTATTATAGTACAAGAACTATTCTAGCCAATTCAATTACTAACGTTAGCAAATACATAACCGAGCAAGGCATTGCCCAAGAAGGAACTCCTTTATTTTTTAAATTTATTACTAAAATTGCTGAAAAATTTGGTGTTCAGATTACTGAAAAAACTATAGCACAATCATTACCTATTGTTGGAGCTGCTGGAGGCGCCATTATCAACACTTTATTTATAGATCATTTTCAGGACATGGCTACTGGACATTTTATTGTTAGAAAATTAGAAAGAAAGTACAATGCTAAACTTGTAAAACATGCCTACGAAAACATGTAA
- a CDS encoding type B 50S ribosomal protein L31 translates to MKKGIHPENYRMVAFKDMSNGDVFLTRSTANTKETLEVDGVEYPLIKLEISRTSHPFYTGKSKLVDTAGRIDKFKNKYAKFKK, encoded by the coding sequence ATGAAAAAAGGTATACACCCAGAAAATTATAGAATGGTTGCATTTAAAGATATGTCTAATGGAGATGTGTTTTTAACTCGTTCAACTGCAAATACAAAAGAAACTTTAGAGGTAGATGGAGTTGAGTATCCATTAATCAAATTAGAAATTTCTAGAACTTCTCACCCGTTTTATACTGGTAAGTCTAAGTTAGTAGATACTGCTGGACGTATTGATAAGTTCAAAAATAAATATGCAAAATTCAAGAAGTAA
- a CDS encoding glutaminyl-peptide cyclotransferase, with amino-acid sequence MRIFKYFFLLGLSIITLTSCSDTSYKFKLNTTKKVNLGDKAAIKFEQLKGNAIDSVHIYVNNKRVNKNEKSIAINSKDFGVGKHAVTAIAFYPNKSKRVNNSIEVFANKAPEIYNYKIINTYPHDKKAYTQGLEYHNGYLYETTGKRGKSSLRKVEITTGKVLQKIDLNDQYFGEGMTIFNNKIYWLTWQARKGFIYDLENFKKLGEFKYNNSNEGWGLTHTETELIKSDGSNKIWFLNPKNQQEKRNIQAYTNKLSIEKLNELEYINGKIYANYWQKPLIAIINPKTGVVEGIINLTGLVKEMEKTQRLVNEDDVLNGIAFDHENNRLFVTGKHWSKLFEIELIKQ; translated from the coding sequence ATGCGTATTTTTAAATATTTCTTCTTACTAGGCTTAAGCATCATTACATTAACTTCATGTAGTGATACCAGTTATAAATTTAAGCTTAACACAACAAAAAAAGTTAACTTAGGTGATAAAGCAGCTATAAAGTTTGAACAATTAAAAGGTAATGCTATTGATTCTGTTCATATATATGTTAATAATAAACGAGTTAATAAAAACGAGAAAAGTATTGCTATTAACAGTAAAGACTTTGGTGTAGGAAAACATGCTGTCACTGCTATTGCCTTTTACCCTAATAAGTCCAAGAGAGTTAATAACTCTATTGAGGTTTTTGCAAACAAAGCTCCAGAAATATATAACTATAAAATTATTAACACCTATCCACATGATAAAAAAGCTTACACACAAGGTTTAGAATACCATAATGGTTATTTATATGAAACTACTGGTAAAAGAGGTAAATCATCACTAAGAAAAGTTGAAATTACGACTGGGAAAGTTTTACAAAAAATTGATTTAAATGACCAGTATTTTGGAGAAGGGATGACTATTTTTAATAATAAGATTTATTGGTTAACATGGCAAGCTCGTAAAGGCTTCATCTACGATTTAGAAAATTTTAAAAAATTAGGTGAATTCAAATACAATAATAGTAATGAAGGTTGGGGATTAACACATACCGAAACTGAACTTATAAAATCCGATGGAAGTAACAAAATATGGTTTTTAAATCCTAAAAACCAGCAAGAAAAAAGAAATATACAAGCGTATACTAATAAGCTTTCTATAGAGAAACTAAACGAGTTAGAATATATTAATGGAAAAATATATGCTAATTACTGGCAAAAACCATTAATTGCTATAATTAACCCTAAAACTGGAGTAGTTGAAGGTATTATAAACTTAACTGGTTTAGTTAAAGAAATGGAAAAAACACAACGTTTGGTTAATGAAGACGATGTTTTAAATGGTATTGCTTTTGATCATGAAAATAATCGTTTGTTTGTTACGGGAAAACATTGGAGCAAGCTTTTTGAAATAGAATTAATAAAACAATAA
- a CDS encoding methyltransferase, with protein sequence METILKINSRSYTLERYPKTEDKTLKAWSNAELLCLEYIKGKEFNTVHVYNDRFGFWNCVLQDKEVITIWNYASQQKAIKKNLHYNGISKEVYFSTPLDSLNGIKLALIKIPKSLELFELYLQQIQKCSNEHTEVICSFMTKYFSSSFLKIAESYFDIVEQTKAWKKARLLILKNPKKIIKSKSYINAITYKEKNFKQWFGVFSSGSIDIGTQFFLENLKVSPKEVQVLDLACGNGVIGATVLAQNEDTKLTFIDDFNLAVESSKMNVDVLRSTFICDNNLESLEKHTFDLVVSNPPFHFEYENNIEVSLNLFKEVFSCLKKTGRFVLVANKHLNYKTHLIKLFRRVVSVAENKKFIIYECYKE encoded by the coding sequence TTGGAGACAATTTTAAAGATTAATTCAAGATCATATACTTTAGAACGTTATCCTAAAACAGAGGATAAGACTTTAAAAGCATGGAGTAATGCTGAGTTATTATGTTTAGAGTATATTAAAGGAAAAGAGTTTAATACGGTTCATGTTTATAATGATCGATTTGGTTTTTGGAACTGTGTTCTTCAGGATAAAGAAGTTATTACCATATGGAATTATGCTAGCCAGCAAAAAGCAATTAAAAAGAACTTACATTATAATGGAATTTCAAAAGAAGTTTACTTTAGTACTCCTTTAGATTCTTTAAATGGAATAAAATTGGCTTTGATTAAAATACCAAAATCATTAGAGTTGTTTGAGTTGTATTTACAACAAATCCAAAAGTGTTCTAATGAGCATACTGAGGTTATTTGTAGTTTTATGACTAAGTATTTTTCATCATCATTTTTAAAAATAGCCGAATCTTATTTTGATATTGTTGAACAAACAAAAGCATGGAAGAAAGCAAGATTACTGATATTAAAAAATCCTAAAAAAATAATAAAAAGTAAAAGTTATATAAATGCAATAACGTATAAGGAGAAAAACTTTAAACAATGGTTTGGGGTATTTTCTTCTGGCAGTATTGATATTGGGACACAGTTTTTTTTAGAAAACTTGAAAGTTTCTCCTAAAGAAGTTCAAGTATTAGATTTAGCTTGTGGTAATGGTGTTATAGGGGCTACTGTTTTAGCACAAAATGAAGATACAAAATTAACTTTTATTGATGATTTTAATTTAGCGGTTGAATCTTCAAAGATGAATGTTGATGTATTAAGATCAACTTTTATCTGTGATAATAATTTAGAGAGTTTAGAAAAACATACATTTGATTTAGTAGTTTCAAATCCTCCATTTCACTTTGAATATGAGAATAACATAGAGGTAAGTTTAAACTTGTTTAAAGAGGTGTTTTCTTGTTTAAAGAAAACTGGACGTTTTGTATTAGTAGCTAATAAACACCTTAATTATAAAACACATTTAATTAAACTTTTTAGAAGGGTTGTTTCTGTTGCAGAAAATAAAAAGTTTATTATTTATGAGTGTTATAAAGAGTAA